The following proteins are co-located in the Apis mellifera strain DH4 linkage group LG11, Amel_HAv3.1, whole genome shotgun sequence genome:
- the LOC552823 gene encoding malonyl-CoA decarboxylase, mitochondrial isoform X1, whose protein sequence is MHLKILINIYNNTFILKYNTTPKILKLFLTQNLRDISTFCENNIFEEQLKEVFKFKNSNVSNWIIENKARTLCNAYQESNKKDKEQILRILAFRYAVEHTVVCNVAEKYVSTESDNKRRMISYERNLRNVLTPDYQWLFIMIGRLENGVKFLVDLRTDILELILKIKDTDESIAIQQLNITLRDLLLLWFSVGFLYLERITWQTSCDILQKISDYEAIHPIKNWLDLKQRVGPYRRCYIFTHLSMPREPLVVLHTALCDIIPDSVKDIDGAKVRILGNLKKEITFLEEDKNKIKTAIFYSITSTQKGLQGIELGNYLIKEVAKEVISEFPMIHELSSLSPIPNFRTWFLEKIKQDIYNIFTNEECNSIQEILKEKDIAFGLKKILNNSLWTHNIKISEVLKKPLLRACAWYLYKEKRRNYALDSVANFHLRNGAVMWRINWLADPSPRGVGNSCGIMVNYRYYLHECEKHSQNYIENYFINASEDIINLSTQYKKL, encoded by the exons ATgcacttgaaaattttaattaatatttacaataatacatttattttaaaatataatacaacaccaaagattttaaaattgtttcttacACAAAATCTACGTGATATTTCTacattttgtgaaaataatatttttgaagaacaattaaaagaagtttttaaatttaaaaatagtaatgtTAGCAATTGGATTATTGAG aataaagcTCGTACTTTATGTAATGCATATCAAGAaagcaataaaaaagataaggaACAAATTCTACGTATTTTAGCATTTAGATATGCTGTTGAACATACTGTTGTATGTAATGTAgcagaaaaatatgtatctaCAGag TCTGATAATAAAAGACGTATGATTTCTTATGAacgaaatttaagaaatgtttTAACACCAGATTATCAATGGTTGTTTATTATGATTGGAAGACTTGAAAATGGTGTGAAATTTCTTGTTGATTTAAGGACAGATATATta gaattaatattaaaaattaaagatacagATGAAAGTATTGCAATACAGCAATTGAATATTACTCTAcgagatttattattactttggtTTTCAGTAGGATTcttatatttagaaagaattaCATGGCAAACTTCATGCGATATTTTACaaaag ATTTCAGATTATGAAGCAATACATCCTATAAAAAATTGGTTAGATTTAAAACAAAGAGTTGGACCATATAGAAGATGTTACATTTTCACTCATTTATCTATGCCACGAGAACCTCTTGTTGTATTACATACAGCATTATGTGATATTATACcag atagtGTAAAAGATATTGATGGAGCAAAAGTCAGAATTCTTGgtaatctaaaaaaagagataacatttttagaagaagataaaaacaaaataaaaactgcaatattttattcaataacttCCACACAGAAAGGATTacaa GGTATTGAACttggtaattatttaataaaagaagtgGCAAAAGAAGTGATATCAGAATTTCCTATGATTCATGAATTATCTTCATTATCACCAATACCTAACTTTAGAACAtggtttttggaaaaaataaaacaag atatatataatattttcacaaatgaAGAATGTAATTCTatacaagaaattttaaaagaaaaagatatagcttttggtttaaaaaaaattttgaataattcattatggactcataatattaaaataagtgaagttttaaaaaagcCATTACTTCGAGCATGTGCttggtatttatataaagaaaaaagacgaaATTATGCTTTAGATAGTGTTG CAAACTTTCATCTTCGTAATGGAGCTGTTATGTGGAGAATAAATTGGTTGGCTGATCCTTCACCACGTGGTGTTGGAAACAGTTGTGGAATTATGGTAAACTATAG atactATCTACATGAATGTGAAAAACATagtcaaaattatattgaaaattattttataaatgcttctgaagatataattaatctctcaacacagtataaaaaattatga
- the LOC552823 gene encoding malonyl-CoA decarboxylase, mitochondrial isoform X2, with translation MHLKILINIYNNTFILKYNTTPKILKLFLTQNLRDISTFCENNIFEEQLKEVFKFKNSNVSNWIIESDNKRRMISYERNLRNVLTPDYQWLFIMIGRLENGVKFLVDLRTDILELILKIKDTDESIAIQQLNITLRDLLLLWFSVGFLYLERITWQTSCDILQKISDYEAIHPIKNWLDLKQRVGPYRRCYIFTHLSMPREPLVVLHTALCDIIPDSVKDIDGAKVRILGNLKKEITFLEEDKNKIKTAIFYSITSTQKGLQGIELGNYLIKEVAKEVISEFPMIHELSSLSPIPNFRTWFLEKIKQDIYNIFTNEECNSIQEILKEKDIAFGLKKILNNSLWTHNIKISEVLKKPLLRACAWYLYKEKRRNYALDSVANFHLRNGAVMWRINWLADPSPRGVGNSCGIMVNYRYYLHECEKHSQNYIENYFINASEDIINLSTQYKKL, from the exons ATgcacttgaaaattttaattaatatttacaataatacatttattttaaaatataatacaacaccaaagattttaaaattgtttcttacACAAAATCTACGTGATATTTCTacattttgtgaaaataatatttttgaagaacaattaaaagaagtttttaaatttaaaaatagtaatgtTAGCAATTGGATTATTGAG TCTGATAATAAAAGACGTATGATTTCTTATGAacgaaatttaagaaatgtttTAACACCAGATTATCAATGGTTGTTTATTATGATTGGAAGACTTGAAAATGGTGTGAAATTTCTTGTTGATTTAAGGACAGATATATta gaattaatattaaaaattaaagatacagATGAAAGTATTGCAATACAGCAATTGAATATTACTCTAcgagatttattattactttggtTTTCAGTAGGATTcttatatttagaaagaattaCATGGCAAACTTCATGCGATATTTTACaaaag ATTTCAGATTATGAAGCAATACATCCTATAAAAAATTGGTTAGATTTAAAACAAAGAGTTGGACCATATAGAAGATGTTACATTTTCACTCATTTATCTATGCCACGAGAACCTCTTGTTGTATTACATACAGCATTATGTGATATTATACcag atagtGTAAAAGATATTGATGGAGCAAAAGTCAGAATTCTTGgtaatctaaaaaaagagataacatttttagaagaagataaaaacaaaataaaaactgcaatattttattcaataacttCCACACAGAAAGGATTacaa GGTATTGAACttggtaattatttaataaaagaagtgGCAAAAGAAGTGATATCAGAATTTCCTATGATTCATGAATTATCTTCATTATCACCAATACCTAACTTTAGAACAtggtttttggaaaaaataaaacaag atatatataatattttcacaaatgaAGAATGTAATTCTatacaagaaattttaaaagaaaaagatatagcttttggtttaaaaaaaattttgaataattcattatggactcataatattaaaataagtgaagttttaaaaaagcCATTACTTCGAGCATGTGCttggtatttatataaagaaaaaagacgaaATTATGCTTTAGATAGTGTTG CAAACTTTCATCTTCGTAATGGAGCTGTTATGTGGAGAATAAATTGGTTGGCTGATCCTTCACCACGTGGTGTTGGAAACAGTTGTGGAATTATGGTAAACTATAG atactATCTACATGAATGTGAAAAACATagtcaaaattatattgaaaattattttataaatgcttctgaagatataattaatctctcaacacagtataaaaaattatga
- the LOC551635 gene encoding uncharacterized protein LOC551635 precursor, protein MQIVHFFLSFIWYILSIYQVNAVEYNITLTHDGPVVLGGIITFKADIFENDNRPSGTFKYKWSDNALNPHIYETGKTSNTTTYWSLNILHENYTVGIYEVEVIVNKFVILWWEKLTSVRAKFYVTQFLNGDIKIIQSNKTSIDTYVSSASEANVTINIRKGDMDYLMKATTISIYWFIDCKYFGQTNDLNFLYNFTNPDISHMLEALIIASYDSLTTTVLPSTIISPIITTILSNKTVQNNTISNITKEEMVTEMSLNDAANNISDVNNISLPYICSNSIIPPDPNKTYGHFTKKIDVRAPIRNITVEGTNWIQPWDMLSLNVTCKGSGPFNKCLQFQRGKYNVTGNETCNNIDNLYSCNFSIIHYFLEPSIYTILIILNNDVSKQIYPLTINIYKVTTKPQLSVIVVPVSCSLAAVVLIIFGIAYYIQNRAKFTIEVADFDFGQNNPEMEYKTFTERLRDSINNTIRSGSKRISGYKPLTNSQTLQ, encoded by the exons ATGCAGATAgtgcatttttttttgagttttaTTTGGTATATTTTGTCTATTTATCAAG tcAATGctgtagaatataatataacattaactCATGATGGTCCTGTAGTATTAGGTgggattattacatttaaagcCGATATCTTTGAGAATGATAATAGACCATCAggaacatttaaatataaatggagCGATAATGCATTAAATCCTCATATATATGAg acAGGAAAAACATCAAATACAACAACATATtggagtttaaatattttacatgaaaattaTACAGTTGGAATATATGAAGTTGAagtaatagttaataaatttgttattttatggtGGGAGAAACTTACTAGTGTTCGTGCTAAGTTTTATGTCACtc AATTCCTTAATGgggatatcaaaattatacaatcCAATAAAACATCAATAGATACATATGTTTCTTCAGCATCTGAAGCGaatgtaacaataaatataagaaaaggtGATATGGATTATTTGATGAAAGctacaacaatatcaatttattggTTCAtagattgcaaatattttggtcaaacaaatgatttaaattttctctacaattttacaaatccTGATATATCGCATATGTTAGAAGCTTTAATAATTGCATCATATGATTCATTAACAACAACTGTTTTACCATCTACAATTATTTCACCAATAATAACAACTATTCTTTCTAATAAAACTGtgcaaaataatacaatatcaaatattacaaaagaagaaatggtAACAGAAATGTCTTTAAATGATGCAGCAAATAATATCTctgatgtaaataatatttctttaccaTATATTTGttctaattcaataattcctcCAGATCCCAATAAAACATATGGACACTTTACAAAAAAGATTGATGTTCGTg caccaataagaaatataacagTAGAGGGTACCAATTGGATTCAACCTTGGGATATGTTATCTCTTAATGTAACATGCAAAGGTTCAGGACCTTTTAATAAGTGCCTTCAGTTTCAAAGAGGGAAGTATAATGTTACTGGAAATGAAACATGTAACAATATAGATAATCTttattcttgtaatttttccatcattcattattttttggaaCCAAgtatatacacaatattaattatattaaataatgatgtcagcaaacaaatttatcctttgacaataaatatttataaag taacaACAAAACCACAATTATCAGTCATAGTGGTACCTGTTTCTTGTTCACTTGCTGCTGTggtacttattatttttggcattgcatattatatacaaaatagagCAAAATTTACTATAGAAGTTGCAGATTTTGATTTTGGTCAGAATAATCCagaaatggaatataaaaCATTCACAGAACGATTACGAGATTCAATTAATAACACCATAAGATCAGGAAGCAAACGGATAAGT gGTTATAAACCTCTTACTAATTCTCAAACTCTTCAATga
- the LOC551635 gene encoding uncharacterized protein LOC551635 isoform X1, whose amino-acid sequence MQIVHFFLSFIWYILSIYQVNAVEYNITLTHDGPVVLGGIITFKADIFENDNRPSGTFKYKWSDNALNPHIYETGKTSNTTTYWSLNILHENYTVGIYEVEVIVNKFVILWWEKLTSVRAKFYVTQFLNGDIKIIQSNKTSIDTYVSSASEANVTINIRKGDMDYLMKATTISIYWFIDCKYFGQTNDLNFLYNFTNPDISHMLEALIIASYDSLTTTVLPSTIISPIITTILSNKTVQNNTISNITKEEMVTEMSLNDAANNISDVNNISLPYICSNSIIPPDPNKTYGHFTKKIDVRAPIRNITVEGTNWIQPWDMLSLNVTCKGSGPFNKCLQFQRGKYNVTGNETCNNIDNLYSCNFSIIHYFLEPSIYTILIILNNDVSKQIYPLTINIYKVTTKPQLSVIVVPVSCSLAAVVLIIFGIAYYIQNRAKFTIEVADFDFGQNNPEMEYKTFTERLRDSINNTIRSGSKRISVRQPYYGSMNH is encoded by the exons ATGCAGATAgtgcatttttttttgagttttaTTTGGTATATTTTGTCTATTTATCAAG tcAATGctgtagaatataatataacattaactCATGATGGTCCTGTAGTATTAGGTgggattattacatttaaagcCGATATCTTTGAGAATGATAATAGACCATCAggaacatttaaatataaatggagCGATAATGCATTAAATCCTCATATATATGAg acAGGAAAAACATCAAATACAACAACATATtggagtttaaatattttacatgaaaattaTACAGTTGGAATATATGAAGTTGAagtaatagttaataaatttgttattttatggtGGGAGAAACTTACTAGTGTTCGTGCTAAGTTTTATGTCACtc AATTCCTTAATGgggatatcaaaattatacaatcCAATAAAACATCAATAGATACATATGTTTCTTCAGCATCTGAAGCGaatgtaacaataaatataagaaaaggtGATATGGATTATTTGATGAAAGctacaacaatatcaatttattggTTCAtagattgcaaatattttggtcaaacaaatgatttaaattttctctacaattttacaaatccTGATATATCGCATATGTTAGAAGCTTTAATAATTGCATCATATGATTCATTAACAACAACTGTTTTACCATCTACAATTATTTCACCAATAATAACAACTATTCTTTCTAATAAAACTGtgcaaaataatacaatatcaaatattacaaaagaagaaatggtAACAGAAATGTCTTTAAATGATGCAGCAAATAATATCTctgatgtaaataatatttctttaccaTATATTTGttctaattcaataattcctcCAGATCCCAATAAAACATATGGACACTTTACAAAAAAGATTGATGTTCGTg caccaataagaaatataacagTAGAGGGTACCAATTGGATTCAACCTTGGGATATGTTATCTCTTAATGTAACATGCAAAGGTTCAGGACCTTTTAATAAGTGCCTTCAGTTTCAAAGAGGGAAGTATAATGTTACTGGAAATGAAACATGTAACAATATAGATAATCTttattcttgtaatttttccatcattcattattttttggaaCCAAgtatatacacaatattaattatattaaataatgatgtcagcaaacaaatttatcctttgacaataaatatttataaag taacaACAAAACCACAATTATCAGTCATAGTGGTACCTGTTTCTTGTTCACTTGCTGCTGTggtacttattatttttggcattgcatattatatacaaaatagagCAAAATTTACTATAGAAGTTGCAGATTTTGATTTTGGTCAGAATAATCCagaaatggaatataaaaCATTCACAGAACGATTACGAGATTCAATTAATAACACCATAAGATCAGGAAGCAAACGGATAAGTGTACGCCAGCCCTATTATGGCAGCATGAATCACTAA